In Phaseolus vulgaris cultivar G19833 chromosome 7, P. vulgaris v2.0, whole genome shotgun sequence, the genomic stretch ACACattgtataattattttttaagttagaatttaaaaatgtaaattaacAAACTAATAACAACATTAAAATTTAGAGGAAACATGTTGTAACATTttgatgagaaaaaaaaaattataacaattttCGAGACGCAGATAATGGTTtgtattacaaagtggactttaagcttaactaAATTTCATAAAACCGGTTTATAGGATTGAgatttgcacccatttatatacaataaaagattctaatctctaatcgatgtaGGATtccaacagtttttttttttaattttgatttgtttaaaatttgtgTAAGAACAGAAGAGAgtttgttgttttaattttgatttgtttaaaatttgtgTAAGAACAGAAGAGAGATGCAGATAATGTTATTTTGTAACAGTGATGAGGTCTGATATTCTTTGGTTGATTTCTTGGGTTTGGAGAAAACTGAAAAGAGTCTCTGCTTTCTATGATGTTCACAGATTAATATGCTATGTATCTTCTTTCTATATCATTAATTTAATccattttttaattacaattatTACAAAATGCTCAACCCAACCACCGCAACTGTTGGAGCATCCTATGCTCCATACAATGCtttctaatatttttcattatttcattcatttcacaatttatttaactccaaaccttttttttatatgctttctgtaattaatcaataatatttatattatctaaTTCTCTCTATGTCACCAACTTCCGAACATTAATTTTCATGTCTTGTTCACTACTGTGTATAAAAAAACAGTAAAATATGTGAGACTGGTATAAAAATGAGTATCActcaaaagaaagaaagaagaccAAGACACTTCTCTTTATTATAATACTCCTTTTAATTGTTTATTGAAtaagttttgttttaaaaaatgaaaaaacaaataattgagATTTTGTAAcattcataaaatataaaacataactTAATTTATGAATATGTACATGTCtccaaatataatataatataatacatcAAAAGAATCTATGCAAATAAACTAAACTGAAACAGTTTCTTCACATATTTATTAACATCCGTGCagtgtaatattttatattctcgTATTAAAGCACAATTACAATAGTTATAAAGATAACACAACaaatacacaaaaataaattaattaaaatgattaactttttaataaattaattttcaacattaattATCACTACTCCTTAATATTCATAACTCATTCAACTCATCTCATAGATGTAACCACTTCTAAAAATCTACATTAAGATAGACGCACACGAAATTTTTATCATGACACAAATTCAATCATGGGCATGGATGAAATATAAAGTAAGGAAAATTAAGTTCTCTTTCTCTGACTGGATTTTATCTCCTCTAACCTGCATTAATATGGCAACAACATAACCTATAGGGGATACAAGTTTAACCAGCATTATATTTGATTGTTTACTCACTGTTTGTCGTTGATAGCCTTGAACTTAATCTTGTTGTATAAGCTATTGCAGATAAAATATTGGTTTagaattatcttttttttatggTTTATGATTTTTGTGCTAGCTGAAGAGGTGTGGAAGAcctataattttctttttacagTTATGCTTGAGTGTTACTGGAGACCTTGGGGATGATGGAATGTGGAATTACAAAATAAGAAACAAGATTTTGATAATGAATAAGTGGTAGAATTATAGGTAACACTCTAAACTGTTTGGccttttaaatatgttaaaataattttgattaccTTTGGAATTATGGCTTAAGCAAAACAACATTGGTTTAATTCTGTCTTTTGAAAACCATCTTTAGCAATTTCTGCATGCATACTTTTCTTGAAAATGGTACAGTTTAACACAGATCTTTGCTAGAATGATGGTATTGTCTTGGTGTTGCAGGGCTATAGAGGTATTATTGGTAGGGAGTAGACAAACAAACGAAAACAAATATCTAAAGGGGTTGATGAATGCTGGTTCATGGAGTCAATACTGAAAATCTATACCTCGACAACAAAACATTAAAACAATGTAGATTTGAAAGTATGCAGGGaaagactgccaactcgtgcgtgggactatatattattgggtggtccgatagcgggtggcctgataagcccaacaattactcgctaggataggcttgaaatggctctgataccatgttacgaagtggactttaagcctaactcaacccgactcatagggttgaggtttgcacccacttatatacaatgaaagactctaatctctagtcgatgtgggatctccaacattgtGTAATAGGAAGAGAATTACGTTAGTACTTTTGGAATCTTTAAACCCAGATGGTAGAATTATCAAGTAGGTCTGTTTTGATGATTTTTGTATAAAGGTTAAAACACCTCTAAAGTGtttcttttaattcatttaattctttgttgaaaaataaaaaaattaacacctATTAATTTGGACCTAACTAAATGTCAATCCTAAATTGACTTGTTTCAATTTTGACAACCTAAAATCTCATGAGTAAAATATTTGCACAAGAAagaaattgataattttttctCATTCAAATTACTATTTATAACTTGAGTGTTAAGATTTTTCACTTACGAGACATGATTGTTTGAGAAAAATGAATAAACGAACAAGGTtaaaaatcaagtttttttttcaataaaactaaaacaaatatttttttcattctaaaCATAATTTCTCTTCCACGTACTAattaaattatacttattttaatttatttaaattcaaaataaattaacatgtttaataataaaacattaaaataccAACTTTAGATATCCCACAAATCAAAACAACATTCCAAATCAATCTCAAATCTGTATCAGAATGGATTTATCATATAGTTTATTcaactaaatatatattatatattggtCAAAATCACTAACTCTTCATGTTGAGTAAATGGGAATAATTTACTCACCTCAATATTATCATCTTAATACACAAAtgaacaaaagaacatgagagaaaaaaaaatacacaaaaactaaattttatcaTCTCAGGTTGTTCTAAACTTTGTCGTTTTTTGGGTTgcggaaagaaagaaaaaagttaacctaaaaaatctataaaaaaaatagatattttataaagttaGAGTGTgataaaaatgatatatatatatatatataattttgtatttcttACTTTAAGTAGTCTATTTCTTTCTACGTCTCATGCAAACACAAATTTTGTTGTGTTCTGATAGGGTTAATAAGTTAACTACTGACTTAACACAAAAGTGTTATCTTAAAGTAGTTTATTTTAGGAACTTCTAgcttatttgtttatttatctCATTATTATCCCTTACATTGTAAtacattttcttattattttttgtgttattttaaaGTAGTTTATTTTAGAAACTTCTAGCTTATTTgtggtttatttatttatttcattattatcccttatattttaatacattttcttacttttttttcattttatttataactaCACATTTTAATCTCATAGACACAATTAATCGTTccactatttttattatttatttatttttaactttttgtatgcagttcaaataaaaatgataaaacttttaaaaaactaGATAAAAGTACTaaatcttttaataaaaattaaattatttttaaaaaattaaattataaacacCTAGAAGCctgaattttatttatataataaaacttacataattatatttttataccaTTTTACATTTATCAACTAGTTGAATAAATATgtcaattttaataaattgtttataatttataaattaaaatatatgagCTACTAGCTAACTTATTAGTTAGAGATTAATTTAtcagttgaaaataaatttatcaaatgCATCTTAAATTAACTAATCTAgcattaaaataatttgaaatctttaaattttttataaagactTTTCATTCATACTAAATATctataaaaacttataaatagtCTTAAATATTTATCACTGACGTGGATATGGGTCAATTTCTACTCACAAAAATAGGTAGTGGGGACCCATTTTGCCTTTTCTATTTCCTGCAGTAGTAAATGCCCTAATCCCTATTGAcataatttaactaatttaagttaataataatagtgTAAACAggttgtaaaaaaataaaataaatagtatttGTGAATGTGATCTCatcttttaattcttttaagAATATTAGATGAGTTTGTTTCtactcaattttttaaataagtaccttttaattaaatagttctttttttttgctttttatacatttaatttattttttaaagtattttttttaataaataaatattttaaacaaataattattttaaagattactTCCTAAGCACCATTTTAAAGtgtgtttagtttattttaaatgCAAATATATAATGCACCAGTTTTCCAATCACCAGCTGcatttcattgttttttttcatatttatgtatTAGTAAGAAGGCTCAAAAAGTCAAAAGTAAGTGgataaacttgtttttttttaatatgggaAACACTCAAAACGATCTGAAAGCTTTTGAAAAGAACTCAAATCATGAAAAAATCTCGAGCAACATATCGGACTTAAAAAGTGTGGAAAAAAAAggtattaacaatttttttgttttatttgagtGGATTCATATACTTTTGTGCAAATTTCTTAGGATCGAAAGGAACTTTTTAAATACTATACGTCTacaattagagaaaaaaatagacAAATTTTGTGCAAGAGTACACTTTTGGTTACTTTGAAGGTAATTTTTTAggcaatttttgtttttattattttataatacttttatcatttgataatttttttttctccaataaattatattttattactattttcttttacttttatttagattttagagTGATTGTTATGTTTCTTGTTGAATtgacttttatttaatttgaaataaattatatttatcgctattgtttattttgtaacttttatttatattttggaGTGATTGTTAGGTTTCTTGTTcaattgaattgaatttaatTTGAAGAAATATAGAGACAGGTCTTTTTATTTGTTgtaggaatatatatatatatatgattgtatATTGTAAGTTTGTATAATTGAACAATTGAATAATtaaagtttagggtttagaattTCATGATCTCTTAGAAAGAAAATTCCTTAGTTTCATGTTCACCTAATGAAGTTCTATGATCATGAGGGATAAAAGTTAACCTTGATAAGTGTGAGGATATTTTAACGACGAGGAGTCTGAGCAACTTGAAGGAAGTTCAACATCTTAACGGGAATGGGAAGCTGGCGACATTTTCAAGATTCCTCCCTAAACTTGTAAGAAAGCAAAATCTTTCTTCTGACTCCTTAAAGGGTAAAACAAGTTCAAGTAGAGAGATAAATGTGAAGATatgtttcaaaatataaaaataagatatattttCCTTGTCCATGATACTTGTAAGTCCACCACCTCACTCAACATTAATATTGTACTTAACTATTTTTAGCTCTCCCATCAACTCGGTGCTTGCTTATGAGGAAAGAAAAAAGCAGTGAGTAACCCGTGTATTTCACTAGTCATACCCTACAATCGGCTAAGGAAAGATACTGAGTCATTGAGAATTGGTTTAACACTTTTTTATTCGGCTTGAAGGCTTAagtaatattttcaaatttttcataTCATTGTACAAATTGATTGTCCAATCAAACAGGTGTTGTAGAAACTAGAGTTAGCAGGACAGATAACAACATGATTCTTAGGACAATTCTAGCTTCATTTTAGCTCTTCAAAAGGTCAAAACATTATATTAGACGAGTGAGACAAAACATAAGCTACAAAAGAATATTTTCgtaaaaactatataaaataataacaaaagaaaCCTTAAGAAAATGCAATTAGTCTAGAAAAATACTGAAAAAATTGAGTTATCAGTCTCTTCACATGTTTCCTCCTAAAGAATTTTATGTAATAACCACTTTCTAATTGTCTACAACTTGGGAAATGGACATACTCGGCCCATTTCCACTTTCCAAGGGGTTGATAATGGTCACCAATTTATGGACAAAGGATTTGAACAATTTTTATAACAACTCAGCATTAAGCACCGAATATCATCAGTGGAACACTCCAAAACTAATGGCCAGACACAAGTAACTAACAATGATATACTAAATGAACATTAGAGAACACTCAGATAAGAGAAATACCTAGCATATTGTGGGGGTATTGCTATACCTTAAATCATCTACAAAagaaacactttctttattAACATCTGAGTTAGACACAATGATTTTGGTCAAGATGGGAGAAGCCACCTGACAacgataaaattttattaaacacAATAATAATATCCATcttaagattgagttagaccTCATGCATGAGATATGAGAAGAGACACACATaatagaagaagaaacaaataatATGATAGTCTAACCCTATAATACATGTGTAAGGGAGCGACGACTCTTTCATAAAGGTGATTTAGTATGAGAAAACTCATAAAACTTGAAAGATAAATAGAAAGGAAATTTAACACCCAACTTAGAGGGTTGACATCGTGTAATTGAGTCATTTTAGAATGGAGCTTACAAACTCAAAGAATTAAATGACAAACTTTTGTCAAGAGTTTTGAACACAACCCAATTGAAAATGTATTACATTTGAatcatgaaaaagaaaaatatactcttattttcttaatattgtttttatcttttttgagAGTTTTTAttggataaaattttaatgaGACAcaatcttatatatatatattaaattgaagtttagacaaaaatattttgtctttaaaaaaaattacattattttcttTAAGAACATGAGAATAAGTGACACAATCAAATTATAATGATAATATAGCATGGAAATTTTTGTAATTTGTGTCTTAGCTATCATATAGTTAATAAGGAAGTGAGTATTAAGAGtacaaattttgtttatttagtGTCATTTTAATAAGAAAGAAagctaaaatataatttgttgagaagtaatttttaatcttttaataaaGTTATgacaaattttgaaataaaatatgcCTTGTAATATTTTCacttctaaaatatatatttaaatttaaaatgatgtTATCAGGTTTTGAGTACTAGTATATTTggttgaaaaatataaatttataataacttAATAAAATTAGAATCCTGTATAACtacacaaaaaatattaaatatttctttacCAGTTTATTGATATAGTTTTTCAAATGTTTTTAAATTCCATAATAGTATAAATACAAACAAAATAGATAAATTCCTACAACAAGATCATAAATGAAACAAAACCAAAAGAGAATGAATAATCTTAGGAGAGTTAGAAAGACAATCTTATCAAGATCTAATTCATCAATGTTGAGAAAGTATACTTTAAGCCCCTAATTAAACAGACTCTCCTTTaagattcttaattttttaagttataaagTTGTAAAATTGAAACTACTGATTGTTTTATTTTgacatatttttattaacagaataataataatcatattttttatatctattattacaaaaattctcttaataaataaactcgataagaaatatatttttaattttgtttaactatatttataaaacttttCAATTCTCTTATATTTTTCTCCATAGTTTGTTTTTTCAACAAGGataaattgaaaagaaatattTGGTTAGATTAATATAAACTATTCTAGGATAATGTGGTTTTCTTTATAGAGTTAAATGTTTCGAAACAAgtactaatttatttatataagaaaaactaGATTTTTTTAAAGTGATACTTGACTTGCAAAATGGTAGTTATGGCACATACATTCTTGTTACCAAAAAATACATGAAGTCatttaaattacattaaaagtcaAACTATCTCATAACAAGTAGAAGAAAGGACACACTCTTATTTATTAAGAGTTTAGTTTTCATGTACATTGTCACATCACGGGTACAATATCTAActgttaataaaattaaaataattttgaatacaattttaaaatgattaatataaagatgaacaaatttgaacataatttataattaataaattgtacatttgaaatatatttgaattaacCAGATTTGAAATGACAGTTGGATTTTAGCATATAATTACTTCCTGTACAAGAAGTAGGAATTTTTGGTGTAGAGGGATAGAAGGAGGGAATTTGAAGAGAATTTAATGGTGAATAACTGAATAgcttatgtattttgattattGGATTGAGAGGGAGATAGAAGGAAGGTTAAGTTATTAAAgtaagaaagaagaatgaatggcaGTTAAGGATATAAAATGAAAGAGGGAGGGTAGATTGGTGCAATAAGAAAATGCAGAGAGTATAATAagtaaaacatttatttattgattgtTGGTTTTGTGTGCACTGCGCCAGGTGAGGTAGTAGGGAGTCACACACAAACATATCCACACCAACTCTCTCTTCtacttcctcttcttcctcctcaaaCCAACAATAATAATGGACCAGTTTCAATCAACCATCACCAATAATGCTCAAATGCCCAACTCTCAACCTTCCAACTCCAACAATGGCGAACCACTCTATGAAGACTTTGACAGCACCTGTTCCACACCTTACGTCAGTGCCCCTTCAAGTCCCGGTCGTGGACCGCTCCCGCTCCCAGGCTTCTTCTACAGTGCTCCCGCCAGTCCAATGCACTTCGCCATAACCGCTGCATCCTCCTACGACAAGACTCCCTCTTCCGCGCCAATGGGTTACGAGTTCGAATTCTCGGCCAGGTTCGGCTCAGCCGGTTCTGCCGGTTCCGGTTCCATGAGCTCTGCTGACGAGTTGTTCCTGAATGGTCAGATCCGTCCCATGAAGCTCTCGAGCCACCTTGAACGCCCCCAGGTTCTCGCACCCTTGTTGGATCTGGAAGgagaagaggaggaagaggaagccGAGGCGGTTAGCGTTAGTGTGGTCCGAGGCAGAGATCTGCGGCTGCGGGACAAGTCTGTTCGGAGGAGAACCAGATCCATGTCCCCTCTCCGAAGCAACACGCCTCTGGAGTGGGCAGAAAACGAAGAGGATCATATTGTTGGCGGGGATCACGACAATAGCGTGAGCTCAGGGAAGCAAATCGAGGTTAGTTCCTCGGAAGCTGAGAAACGAATGGAGAACGCGGAAGATGGTTTGGAGACAACTCATTCGGTATCAGGTTCGGCTTCTTCCTCTCGCTCTTCTTCGGCTGGGAGAAGCTCGAAGCGTTGGGTTTTCCTGAAGGACTTTCTCCGAAGCAAAAGCGAAGGAAGGAGTAACAACAAGTTCTGGTCCACCATTTCCTTCTCCCCAACCACCAAAGACAGGAAACCCACCACTTCCAGTGCCCAAACTCTCAATGTCCCAGCAAACACCAAGACcgggccttcttcttcttcttccgaAGCCACGCACAAGTCCAAAGGAAGTAGCTCTCAGGGCTGGGCTCGGAGAATGAGCGGGAAGCCCACCAACGGTGTTGGGAAGAGACGCGTGCCACCTTCGCCGCACGAGTTGCACTATAAAGCTAACCGGGCACAAGCTGAGGAGTTGAGGAAAAAGACCTTTTTGCCCTACAGGCAGGGTCTGCTTGGGTGTTTGGGCTTTAGTTCTAAGGGTTACGGTGCCATGAATGGCTTGGCTAGAGCCCTAAACCCTGTTTCCTCCAGGTAAATTCAATCTCCTCTTTCCTTTGGGGATGGTTTATCTAAAATTGTACAGCTCATTATTAATTACTATCACCactat encodes the following:
- the LOC137830071 gene encoding uncharacterized protein; its protein translation is MDQFQSTITNNAQMPNSQPSNSNNGEPLYEDFDSTCSTPYVSAPSSPGRGPLPLPGFFYSAPASPMHFAITAASSYDKTPSSAPMGYEFEFSARFGSAGSAGSGSMSSADELFLNGQIRPMKLSSHLERPQVLAPLLDLEGEEEEEEAEAVSVSVVRGRDLRLRDKSVRRRTRSMSPLRSNTPLEWAENEEDHIVGGDHDNSVSSGKQIEVSSSEAEKRMENAEDGLETTHSVSGSASSSRSSSAGRSSKRWVFLKDFLRSKSEGRSNNKFWSTISFSPTTKDRKPTTSSAQTLNVPANTKTGPSSSSSEATHKSKGSSSQGWARRMSGKPTNGVGKRRVPPSPHELHYKANRAQAEELRKKTFLPYRQGLLGCLGFSSKGYGAMNGLARALNPVSSR